The following proteins are co-located in the Brevibacillus laterosporus DSM 25 genome:
- a CDS encoding ABC transporter permease → MFMLSELVPQAVHESSKKVLGGDIAVQAYMKPTTLTDLEKAIPDHARENMTIGYVTNTMVKSDHKITNAFVKGIDPKQYPLYGEDMFPDVRSLRENEVLITKNLANRLHVQEGDNISLPNKKGELITFQIRRLVENVQESYGDSMIFGMIYMGYNQLIQSQNLVPGITNEAWVTLTNKDEIDQIRKYVTTTIEGSNVLDSADKEKKMLIDVRSLLLFLRVFSLITLAIAGMTTFNTMTIMMFTRIREVAVMKAIGLKNSFIMYSFAVEAFLIGLFGTIGGILVGEIASVWFSSYMGAVLVLPLHWEFSWQAIFSTLPVGILVTIIAAWIPLRSVSHMSPLQLLRGTEPVGEGKLPFLKKLQILLFASVVVGFYLQDVMFDSVGSFQISNLLLASLTSMVILLLMIGLINVTSWIFGLFFRLLGRGKSFFSQPIYLALHNLAMAYKRNGLLSVTLTVGVLSVVLSHVFADNLIKVIQMQMEVQSKGNVLVTSSTSDVKEVDYLLGKTDGISSYKKGYNQGTQLIRINDQSAIEKLKSLGRTSKVFENMKVTTEAVDLDEKSHSYKISSGRDFTLADNGALHALLIQDFQTELGVKEGDTLKVNLDNNTVNVTVIGFFESNLFKTAEIRLPEQTMLKYGQPTRVSYYVDVNAGKIQETLDVLNQKLPKSAMAYSIKQTVTESLQNVVDTFSNFFSIVSLLAFLTSGLMIGNQVVISLLQQKRDVAIMKAVGIPTKNLISFILTEKAILSFVAGVVASGLALLFSLVILLSVFHVSLMSMNVYWVVKGIGLSMLVTLLVSLLASMQSMAAKPIEMLR, encoded by the coding sequence ATGTTTATGCTTTCTGAGCTTGTACCACAGGCAGTACATGAATCCTCCAAGAAAGTCTTAGGAGGAGATATCGCTGTTCAAGCTTATATGAAACCTACAACTCTGACAGATTTGGAAAAAGCGATACCTGATCATGCAAGAGAAAACATGACGATTGGGTATGTCACCAATACGATGGTCAAATCAGACCACAAAATAACGAATGCTTTTGTAAAAGGGATTGATCCCAAACAGTATCCTCTCTATGGAGAAGATATGTTTCCAGATGTCCGCTCGTTACGCGAAAACGAAGTCTTGATTACAAAAAATCTTGCCAATCGCTTACACGTGCAAGAAGGAGATAACATATCACTTCCGAATAAAAAGGGCGAGCTTATAACTTTTCAAATTCGTCGATTGGTAGAAAATGTCCAGGAATCATATGGAGATTCTATGATTTTTGGCATGATTTATATGGGTTACAATCAGTTGATACAATCGCAAAACTTAGTACCAGGTATCACAAATGAAGCTTGGGTCACTCTTACGAACAAAGATGAAATCGATCAGATACGGAAATACGTAACGACTACCATTGAAGGAAGTAATGTATTGGATTCAGCCGACAAAGAGAAAAAGATGCTAATTGATGTCCGCTCTTTGTTACTATTTTTACGTGTGTTCAGTCTTATAACACTTGCTATAGCTGGTATGACTACGTTTAATACAATGACAATCATGATGTTTACTCGTATCAGAGAAGTAGCTGTGATGAAAGCCATTGGTCTCAAAAACAGCTTCATCATGTACAGTTTTGCTGTTGAGGCATTTTTAATCGGGCTATTTGGAACAATTGGTGGAATTCTGGTTGGAGAAATTGCTAGTGTGTGGTTTTCTTCCTATATGGGTGCTGTCCTTGTCTTACCTCTTCATTGGGAATTTAGTTGGCAAGCGATCTTCTCCACTTTACCAGTAGGTATCTTAGTAACTATTATTGCAGCTTGGATACCGTTACGTAGCGTATCACATATGTCTCCTTTACAGTTACTTCGCGGAACAGAGCCTGTAGGTGAGGGAAAATTACCTTTTTTAAAAAAGCTACAGATCCTTTTATTTGCAAGCGTAGTGGTTGGTTTCTATTTGCAGGATGTCATGTTTGATTCAGTTGGTTCTTTTCAAATATCTAATTTGCTTCTTGCTTCATTAACATCCATGGTGATCTTACTTTTGATGATTGGACTAATCAATGTGACTTCTTGGATCTTTGGATTATTCTTTCGGCTTTTGGGGAGAGGAAAATCATTTTTCTCTCAACCGATCTATTTAGCTTTACATAACTTAGCGATGGCATACAAAAGGAATGGTCTATTATCAGTAACATTGACTGTTGGTGTGCTATCTGTCGTTCTAAGTCATGTGTTTGCAGATAATCTTATCAAAGTGATTCAAATGCAAATGGAAGTCCAATCCAAAGGAAATGTGTTGGTCACTTCCTCCACTAGTGACGTAAAAGAAGTTGATTATTTACTGGGTAAAACTGACGGAATCAGCTCATATAAGAAAGGATATAACCAAGGAACACAGTTGATACGGATTAACGATCAAAGTGCGATTGAGAAACTAAAAAGTCTAGGGCGAACCAGTAAAGTGTTCGAAAATATGAAAGTTACTACAGAAGCTGTGGACTTAGATGAAAAAAGCCACTCATATAAAATCTCCTCTGGTCGTGACTTTACGCTGGCAGACAACGGTGCTCTACACGCTTTGTTAATTCAAGATTTCCAAACAGAATTGGGTGTCAAAGAAGGCGATACTCTTAAAGTTAACTTGGACAATAATACGGTGAATGTAACAGTCATTGGTTTTTTTGAATCAAATTTATTTAAGACAGCAGAGATACGTCTTCCTGAGCAAACCATGCTGAAGTATGGTCAACCAACACGTGTTTCTTACTATGTAGACGTAAATGCAGGTAAAATACAGGAAACCTTGGATGTGCTCAACCAAAAGCTGCCTAAATCTGCAATGGCATACTCCATCAAGCAAACCGTGACAGAGAGTTTACAAAATGTCGTAGATACATTTAGCAACTTCTTTTCTATCGTCTCTTTACTTGCATTTTTAACTTCTGGATTAATGATTGGAAATCAAGTGGTGATCTCTCTTTTACAACAGAAACGAGATGTTGCCATTATGAAAGCAGTGGGTATCCCTACAAAAAATCTGATTTCATTTATTTTGACTGAAAAAGCAATTCTCTCTTTTGTAGCAGGTGTCGTAGCATCTGGTTTGGCGTTGCTTTTTTCACTCGTCATTCTGCTCTCTGTTTTCCATGTATCGCTCATGTCAATGAATGTTTATTGGGTCGTTAAGGGCATTGGCTTATCGATGCTTGTCACCTTGCTTGTTTCCTTATTGGCATCTATGCAGTCTATGGCAGCGAAACCAATTGAAATGCTACGTTAG
- a CDS encoding site-2 protease family protein, producing MNRTISNPHLLPYTVSPMDIWDKGSHYIVSFETGLQLKVTERLLNIFSCMNGNLSYEEMKKQLKQKYDLHIEIEELCYFVEKLLLPHGVLVGYAKKSEHNSAILFRTPLMTGERFEKIAKPFHWLFRKPWSILTLFGIGFCLLLNFYQVQTADMTGLFGTFSGVGMSLILLLLSILFHEFGHVVAAYRYSIRPRDIGIGLYMLVPVMFVDLSEAWKLPRKQRVVIDFAGVYFQLLMVSGLAIWYNLTADRDILIASQLILYSVVLNLNPILRYDGFWALNDAIGIYNVHTRAFTLLKTGIKGYLLRHQESRNAFHKSIRMMEKKLRSVLLLYFSLYVLMAVAVISYILYSIIHTLLAVRPLTLENTKGLWILALVILLQLALNMSYRLIQKKKQIKQMMKEG from the coding sequence GTGAATAGGACGATTAGTAATCCCCATTTGTTGCCATATACGGTCAGCCCCATGGATATCTGGGACAAGGGTAGTCATTATATTGTTTCTTTTGAAACAGGGCTTCAATTAAAAGTTACGGAGAGATTACTCAACATATTCTCCTGTATGAATGGAAATCTATCATACGAAGAGATGAAAAAGCAGTTAAAACAGAAATATGATCTACATATCGAAATAGAAGAGTTATGCTATTTTGTTGAGAAATTATTACTTCCTCACGGTGTACTCGTTGGTTATGCCAAAAAGTCTGAACATAACTCAGCTATTTTATTTCGAACACCGCTTATGACAGGAGAGCGTTTTGAAAAAATAGCAAAGCCTTTTCATTGGTTGTTTCGAAAACCTTGGTCAATCCTCACGCTCTTTGGGATAGGATTTTGTTTGCTTTTGAATTTTTACCAAGTACAAACGGCAGACATGACGGGGTTATTTGGAACTTTTAGTGGAGTTGGAATGTCACTTATTCTTCTTCTCCTATCTATTTTATTCCATGAGTTTGGACATGTGGTGGCAGCATACCGATATAGTATTCGTCCGCGTGATATAGGGATAGGTTTGTATATGTTGGTGCCCGTGATGTTTGTAGATCTTAGTGAAGCGTGGAAATTACCCCGTAAGCAGAGGGTTGTAATAGATTTTGCAGGAGTATATTTCCAATTACTCATGGTATCTGGTCTTGCAATCTGGTACAATTTAACAGCAGATCGAGACATACTGATTGCAAGCCAGTTAATATTATATTCTGTCGTTTTAAATCTAAACCCAATCCTACGTTATGACGGATTTTGGGCATTGAATGACGCGATCGGTATTTATAATGTTCATACAAGGGCCTTTACCTTACTTAAAACTGGAATAAAGGGATATTTACTTCGTCATCAAGAGTCGAGGAATGCTTTTCACAAGAGCATAAGAATGATGGAGAAAAAACTTCGCTCTGTCCTACTTCTCTACTTTTCACTCTATGTTCTTATGGCAGTAGCAGTGATCTCATATATTTTGTATTCGATAATCCATACTTTACTAGCAGTACGCCCGTTGACTTTGGAAAATACCAAAGGATTATGGATACTTGCGTTGGTAATCCTCTTACAATTGGCGTTAAACATGAGTTATCGCCTAATACAAAAGAAAAAACAGATAAAACAAATGATGAAGGAGGGTTAA
- a CDS encoding ABC transporter ATP-binding protein translates to MSQAIVKVRNIRKEYQIESGTLQVLKGITTDIHQGEIVSIMGPSGSGKSTLLGILGTLDTPTSGQLRIDGDEVTGLNESQLTKYRAKKIGFIFQAYNLISTMTAKENVMLSLMSAKGKSNSEMEQKTLELLEMVGMKERCDHLPSQLSGGQQQRVAIARALANQPSIIIADEPTGNLDSKTGKLILNLICGLREKVGTTFIVATHDPNVAEISDRVLHILDGQIQEN, encoded by the coding sequence TTGTCTCAAGCAATTGTTAAAGTAAGAAATATCCGAAAAGAGTATCAGATAGAGTCAGGTACCTTACAAGTTTTAAAGGGGATCACCACAGACATTCATCAAGGTGAGATTGTCAGCATTATGGGGCCAAGCGGAAGTGGAAAGTCTACTTTGCTTGGTATTTTAGGAACCTTAGATACACCAACTTCTGGTCAATTAAGAATTGATGGTGATGAGGTTACTGGTTTGAACGAGAGCCAACTTACAAAGTATCGCGCAAAAAAGATTGGCTTTATTTTTCAGGCTTACAATTTGATCTCCACCATGACTGCCAAAGAAAATGTAATGCTTTCCTTGATGTCTGCAAAAGGAAAAAGTAATTCCGAAATGGAACAAAAAACGCTTGAACTGCTAGAAATGGTAGGGATGAAAGAACGTTGTGATCATCTGCCTAGTCAACTGTCGGGCGGACAACAACAAAGAGTGGCTATTGCCAGAGCTCTTGCCAATCAACCATCCATCATCATCGCCGATGAGCCAACCGGAAACCTTGATTCGAAGACAGGCAAACTCATTCTTAATCTTATATGTGGCCTCCGAGAAAAGGTAGGGACAACATTTATCGTAGCAACACATGATCCAAACGTTGCTGAAATTTCAGATCGTGTACTACACATTTTAGATGGGCAAATCCAAGAAAATTAA
- a CDS encoding radical SAM/SPASM domain-containing protein: protein MISSTYNSFYKLSNGEYVLINSLSGAIDTIGVEVKQVLDRIRKGDVPPRNEDYEPLYQFLEKRGYIYESRESEWAKLLEIRDHVYRLQNTSVAGITFNVCTTYMCNLRCPYCYQGHEIHEKPHALTMTEIDKMFKAVDGILAMEKEKGRYQNATHRMMLYGGEPLLPTTRETVREVVRRAVDEYGFRVYAITNGTFLHDYLDFFEQYKEKWDYFQISVDGPKSIHDQRRITAGGQGTFDRIVRNIDMALERGFRIALRTNINKDNVDHLEELVSYVEQKGWNGHPLFFWQISPVTDHYGDNLPNHLPEHKLLVALYEKFGNLEEFMDKYSVQLGTDLSMRTSRIRQAITSKDWVMNNPCDSCTSTPNTLPIFKECSAREHRFYAFGAEGAIYACPESVGRPELAVGTFFPEFVINPAKHNMWDKDITDSEQCGTCSVSLFCGGGCAYSNLMRNGSITEPYCNYSHPTISTYVEQNEDVFLQVQNK from the coding sequence ATGATATCTAGCACATATAACTCATTCTATAAACTATCGAATGGTGAATATGTTCTTATTAACTCCTTGAGTGGAGCGATTGATACAATTGGTGTAGAAGTGAAACAAGTTCTAGACCGTATTCGAAAAGGTGATGTACCTCCACGAAATGAAGATTATGAACCTCTCTATCAATTCCTTGAAAAAAGAGGGTATATTTACGAAAGTCGTGAATCTGAGTGGGCAAAGTTACTTGAAATACGAGACCACGTTTATCGGTTACAAAATACATCTGTTGCAGGGATTACTTTTAATGTATGTACGACTTATATGTGTAACTTGCGATGCCCGTACTGCTATCAAGGGCATGAGATCCACGAAAAACCACATGCACTCACAATGACAGAAATAGACAAAATGTTTAAGGCAGTTGACGGAATCCTCGCAATGGAAAAAGAAAAAGGTCGTTATCAAAATGCCACACATCGAATGATGCTCTACGGAGGAGAACCTCTGTTGCCTACAACTCGCGAAACAGTGAGGGAAGTTGTAAGAAGAGCTGTCGATGAGTATGGTTTTAGAGTATATGCCATTACTAACGGGACTTTTCTACATGACTATCTCGATTTCTTTGAACAGTATAAAGAAAAATGGGATTATTTCCAAATCTCTGTAGATGGTCCTAAGTCGATTCATGATCAGAGAAGGATTACAGCTGGCGGGCAAGGAACGTTTGATAGAATAGTTCGCAACATTGATATGGCATTAGAGCGCGGGTTTCGAATCGCATTGCGCACAAATATCAACAAGGATAATGTTGATCATCTAGAAGAGTTAGTCTCTTATGTTGAGCAAAAAGGCTGGAACGGGCACCCACTATTTTTCTGGCAAATCTCCCCCGTTACTGACCACTATGGAGACAATCTACCTAACCACTTACCTGAACATAAACTACTAGTGGCTCTTTATGAGAAGTTTGGCAATTTGGAAGAGTTTATGGACAAGTACAGCGTCCAGCTTGGTACAGATTTGAGTATGAGGACTTCGAGAATTCGTCAGGCCATTACCTCCAAAGACTGGGTTATGAATAACCCTTGCGATAGTTGTACCTCTACACCTAACACACTTCCAATTTTTAAAGAATGTAGTGCAAGAGAACATCGTTTCTATGCCTTCGGTGCAGAAGGAGCGATTTATGCCTGTCCAGAATCCGTAGGACGTCCGGAGCTTGCCGTTGGGACATTTTTCCCAGAGTTTGTGATTAATCCCGCCAAACATAACATGTGGGATAAGGATATAACAGATTCGGAACAATGCGGCACGTGTAGTGTTTCTCTGTTCTGTGGTGGCGGATGTGCCTACTCCAATTTGATGCGGAACGGGTCTATAACTGAGCCGTACTGTAACTACTCTCATCCAACCATTTCAACCTATGTGGAGCAGAATGAAGATGTCTTTTTACAGGTGCAAAATAAATAA
- a CDS encoding TetR/AcrR family transcriptional regulator: MSNNSGEEKQSFIAEARREQIIEAAIKTLDEIGYVKASLSQIAQRAGISTALISYHFSDKNDLMNHLLTKLLDSSTSYILEKVRKEDTPKRKLDTFIGASLAYQGSHPTRNSALLEIIFNARTPDNIPYYKLGDDDEDQIMYELQQILRDGQEKGEFGAFHVDVMANTIQGAIGEYMGNAAITKKVDLETYTNELIDIVGKATKGMIE; this comes from the coding sequence ATGAGCAACAACAGTGGAGAAGAGAAACAATCTTTCATCGCTGAAGCAAGACGCGAACAAATTATTGAAGCAGCGATCAAAACTCTTGATGAAATCGGATATGTAAAAGCTAGCCTTTCCCAGATTGCACAAAGGGCAGGTATAAGTACGGCGTTAATCTCTTATCATTTCTCAGATAAAAATGATTTGATGAATCATTTGCTAACGAAACTTTTAGATAGCTCTACTTCATATATTTTGGAGAAAGTAAGGAAGGAAGATACACCTAAGAGAAAATTGGATACATTTATAGGAGCAAGCTTAGCTTATCAAGGTTCACATCCTACGCGTAATTCGGCTCTATTAGAAATTATCTTTAATGCCAGAACGCCTGATAACATTCCCTACTACAAATTAGGTGATGATGATGAAGATCAAATCATGTATGAGCTTCAACAAATATTACGAGATGGTCAGGAAAAAGGGGAATTTGGAGCGTTTCATGTAGATGTCATGGCTAACACGATCCAAGGGGCTATTGGAGAGTATATGGGAAATGCTGCTATAACCAAAAAGGTTGATCTAGAAACATATACTAATGAACTCATAGATATTGTTGGTAAAGCAACAAAAGGTATGATTGAATGA
- a CDS encoding CPBP family intramembrane glutamic endopeptidase produces MSKAPSQIPTNQIPNRIAGWVQPLTFLVLCIYIAALVLTGILTDDWISHPIYAVGVMLPGILVLVWSRSYQLETSSLQILNEEVKVSLIWYVMILIIYSVILGNNDLRLLINEQTNWLTLVIVPLILIQSARGKKGGTFRELLRSVGLTRQGLGKTITLSAVTCLLLLPIIFYSLSEEQLSKVITVFQKPSQAVLFYPLSLVIAFVLPGFTEEVMFRGILQSRLSSFTRSEVKGLFLASLLFALYHVPYAYFLTSWATHGNLTWSLSTVLTEQFITGLLMGLIWIRTKNLVGPMIVHAFIDSFIILASFVK; encoded by the coding sequence ATGTCTAAAGCTCCTTCCCAAATCCCGACAAATCAAATACCTAACCGCATAGCTGGTTGGGTTCAGCCTCTCACCTTCCTGGTTTTATGTATTTATATTGCCGCACTGGTTCTAACAGGTATTCTCACAGATGATTGGATATCTCATCCGATATATGCTGTTGGTGTAATGTTACCCGGTATATTGGTGCTCGTCTGGTCACGATCTTATCAACTTGAAACATCTTCCCTACAGATATTGAATGAAGAAGTAAAAGTGAGCCTCATCTGGTATGTGATGATATTGATCATCTACAGTGTTATTTTGGGAAACAATGATTTACGCCTTCTGATTAATGAACAAACAAACTGGCTAACATTGGTCATCGTACCGCTTATTTTGATTCAATCAGCGCGTGGGAAGAAAGGTGGAACGTTTCGAGAGCTATTACGTTCTGTGGGATTAACGCGTCAGGGATTGGGAAAAACGATAACGCTATCTGCAGTTACATGCCTTTTGCTACTACCAATTATTTTCTATTCTCTTAGCGAAGAACAACTTTCCAAAGTGATTACTGTTTTCCAGAAACCTAGTCAAGCAGTCCTCTTTTACCCATTAAGTTTAGTAATAGCTTTTGTCCTTCCTGGCTTTACGGAAGAAGTAATGTTTCGTGGCATTCTACAATCTCGATTATCAAGTTTCACAAGGTCTGAGGTGAAAGGTTTATTCTTAGCTTCTCTGCTATTTGCTCTCTACCATGTACCGTATGCCTATTTTCTTACTTCTTGGGCTACCCACGGCAACCTAACTTGGTCACTTTCCACAGTTTTGACAGAGCAGTTTATCACCGGATTGTTGATGGGCTTGATCTGGATCCGTACAAAAAATCTAGTGGGGCCCATGATCGTTCATGCTTTTATTGATAGCTTTATTATTCTTGCTAGTTTTGTGAAATAG
- a CDS encoding ADP-ribosyltransferase: MPHRNKMLKVLSTTTMLLALTATSPAFSYITHAANGIHDVEDKKKEDKEKKEKEDKEKKEREKKAREERMKEISKGIVTTEFNSEEEQRLQDTQALLKKLSPEVLEMYEKVGGKIHLTDKSIAENPTVRDISEKEKQIKDSEGNEVSLDSHFVFSIGGKNPALIIHTEEYSESHSKSKEVYYEVGKAIARDTLEENTFANEAFLEAVHQAKADEDASALLLSHLPPHEGEYDTTYVKEHINEFREVFAQAFSYYYEPSYRPVLKAYAPEMFRYMDDMSKKGFEEINKSLNETEKPERKDFKEDVTAADTWYKEMYKEYSQKLKPEQKAAIQLYTTQNYKTINKGLREDNLPVDKIKEVRDMSKALAKSPISEAGVVYRKVGKDALGIDITTNFKNQNVVTKLKNDLEGSIREEKAFLSTSVANHFSESFDAKTVLFKINIPEGTHAAYIFGDLATYQGESELIIDKGSSYRIDKINTYEYTKKSGVKQTNLLVEATLLPSDLADNINTAAKELEKHGLKDQQDNILEKFIDLDESLSDLDRLLKKSNEMNEEQTLEYFKAIVDNVSHVNKHDATILNTLLTNSKENTEFTTWLEDVKTMYGHIETIQKLSDNEIIEYLTTLKGKLDSDNS; this comes from the coding sequence AAAAAGAAAGAGGATAAAGAAAAAAAAGAGAAAGAAGATAAAGAAAAGAAAGAGCGAGAGAAAAAAGCCAGAGAAGAAAGAATGAAAGAAATTAGTAAAGGAATTGTAACAACAGAGTTTAACAGTGAAGAAGAACAACGATTACAAGATACCCAAGCCCTATTAAAAAAACTTTCGCCTGAAGTATTGGAAATGTATGAAAAGGTGGGAGGAAAAATTCATCTGACAGATAAAAGTATTGCAGAAAATCCTACTGTCCGGGATATCAGTGAAAAAGAAAAGCAGATAAAAGATAGCGAAGGAAATGAAGTTTCCTTAGATTCTCATTTTGTATTTTCAATAGGTGGTAAAAACCCAGCTCTGATTATCCATACAGAAGAGTATTCGGAAAGCCACAGCAAAAGCAAAGAGGTATATTATGAGGTAGGAAAAGCAATCGCTCGTGACACGTTAGAAGAAAATACTTTTGCAAATGAAGCGTTTTTAGAAGCTGTACATCAAGCAAAAGCAGACGAAGATGCAAGCGCGTTACTCCTTTCACATCTACCCCCTCATGAAGGTGAGTATGATACCACATATGTGAAAGAACACATCAATGAATTTCGAGAGGTGTTTGCACAAGCATTTTCGTATTATTATGAACCTAGCTATCGACCTGTATTAAAAGCTTATGCACCAGAAATGTTTAGGTACATGGATGACATGAGCAAAAAGGGATTTGAAGAAATAAATAAGAGTTTGAATGAAACAGAAAAGCCAGAACGAAAAGACTTCAAGGAAGATGTAACAGCAGCTGATACGTGGTACAAAGAAATGTATAAGGAATATAGTCAGAAGCTCAAACCTGAGCAAAAAGCAGCCATCCAATTATATACCACTCAAAATTATAAAACGATCAATAAAGGATTACGAGAGGATAATCTGCCTGTAGACAAGATAAAAGAAGTGCGAGACATGTCGAAGGCTTTAGCCAAGTCCCCTATTTCAGAAGCAGGAGTTGTGTATAGAAAAGTTGGGAAAGATGCGCTAGGTATTGACATCACGACTAACTTTAAAAATCAAAATGTTGTAACGAAATTGAAAAATGACTTAGAAGGTTCAATCAGAGAAGAGAAAGCTTTTCTTAGTACCTCAGTAGCGAACCACTTTAGTGAATCCTTCGATGCAAAAACAGTTCTATTTAAAATAAATATTCCAGAAGGAACACATGCTGCTTATATTTTTGGAGACCTTGCTACCTACCAAGGAGAATCCGAACTAATCATAGATAAAGGCTCTTCTTACAGGATTGATAAAATTAATACGTATGAATACACGAAAAAATCTGGAGTTAAACAAACAAATTTACTAGTAGAAGCAACATTACTTCCAAGTGATCTTGCAGACAATATCAATACGGCAGCAAAAGAGCTGGAAAAGCATGGATTGAAGGATCAGCAAGATAATATATTGGAAAAATTTATTGATTTAGATGAGTCTTTATCTGATCTAGACCGACTATTAAAAAAATCGAATGAAATGAATGAAGAACAAACGCTAGAATATTTTAAAGCAATTGTTGATAATGTCAGTCATGTAAATAAACATGATGCTACTATCCTAAACACATTATTAACGAATAGCAAAGAAAATACAGAATTTACTACTTGGTTAGAAGATGTAAAAACAATGTACGGGCATATTGAAACGATACAAAAATTAAGCGACAATGAAATAATTGAATACCTAACAACATTAAAAGGTAAATTAGACTCTGATAACAGCTAA
- a CDS encoding radical SAM/SPASM domain-containing protein, with translation MIKSRYYLRYELEEETLVINTLTGSVDYFSEEMIGLFDKLESVECSELSGEEHEFIHHLKQRGYIFSSKEEEEKRLKQAMKFATNLDVMQYIICPTYTCNFRCPYCFEDHAIHEKVSIMSDEQLEGVWYAIQHFHQESGLMKGHLHLFGGEPLLPLTQNIIKKICDKAVEWDFRIGCNTNGFHLALFADTLASYGDRISVAVTIDGPEDIHNQRRILAGGQGTFQQIVRAIGESLAKELRIVVRINIDRSNISRVSELVEYFRENKYLDYETFGIHFAPITDHTCQSTGENLMQGVEIIKLLRRDIPDFDELVASKKLMIGPDMWRFMQPLIQLDPELKGHAQPFFPKTVFCESVQGKQIAFGPDSHIYACPDLVGRPEFKIGDYFPQMNLNDRKWRKWNEFNSFTISQCKSCSSAPICGGGCAAEALVTFGNLEQPHCTHADSKVFEYLDTIRNDLVAQGGISK, from the coding sequence TTGATAAAGAGCAGGTATTATTTACGTTATGAACTAGAAGAAGAAACACTAGTTATCAATACCTTAACAGGCTCGGTTGACTACTTCTCGGAAGAAATGATTGGATTATTTGATAAGTTGGAATCCGTTGAATGCAGTGAGTTATCAGGTGAAGAGCATGAATTCATTCATCATCTCAAACAAAGAGGATATATTTTTTCGTCTAAAGAAGAAGAAGAGAAACGATTAAAGCAGGCTATGAAGTTTGCAACAAATCTAGATGTCATGCAATACATTATCTGTCCTACATATACCTGTAATTTCCGATGTCCGTACTGCTTTGAAGACCATGCTATCCATGAGAAAGTTTCGATTATGTCAGATGAGCAATTGGAAGGCGTATGGTATGCGATTCAACATTTTCATCAAGAAAGTGGTCTTATGAAAGGACACCTTCACTTGTTTGGCGGAGAGCCACTTCTCCCTTTGACACAGAATATTATCAAAAAAATCTGCGACAAAGCTGTAGAATGGGATTTCCGTATTGGCTGTAATACGAATGGTTTCCATCTTGCTTTATTTGCCGATACTTTAGCAAGTTATGGGGATCGAATCAGTGTAGCAGTAACTATTGATGGGCCTGAGGACATTCATAACCAACGCCGTATTTTGGCTGGAGGGCAAGGAACATTTCAACAAATTGTCCGTGCGATTGGAGAATCTCTCGCAAAAGAACTGCGTATTGTAGTCCGAATTAATATTGATCGTTCTAATATTTCACGAGTAAGCGAACTTGTGGAGTATTTTAGAGAAAATAAGTATCTTGACTATGAGACTTTTGGAATACATTTTGCCCCTATCACCGACCATACCTGTCAGAGTACAGGAGAAAACCTAATGCAGGGAGTAGAAATTATTAAGCTACTTCGCCGCGATATTCCTGACTTTGATGAGCTTGTTGCATCGAAAAAGCTTATGATCGGGCCTGACATGTGGCGTTTTATGCAGCCATTGATTCAATTAGACCCTGAGTTGAAGGGGCACGCACAACCATTTTTTCCAAAGACGGTATTCTGCGAGTCTGTGCAGGGAAAACAAATTGCTTTTGGCCCAGATAGTCACATCTATGCTTGTCCTGATCTTGTCGGTCGACCAGAATTCAAAATAGGGGATTACTTTCCACAAATGAATCTAAATGATCGGAAGTGGCGCAAGTGGAATGAATTCAACTCATTCACAATTTCCCAATGTAAAAGTTGCTCCTCTGCACCAATCTGTGGTGGAGGCTGTGCAGCTGAGGCGTTAGTTACTTTTGGAAACCTTGAGCAACCCCATTGTACACATGCGGATAGCAAAGTGTTTGAATATCTGGATACCATTCGCAACGATCTTGTTGCTCAAGGGGGTATATCCAAATGA